CCGACGCTGCCGTACGCCTCGCCGTGGAAGGTGCGCCCGTCCTCGAGGACGAGGATCGCGGGCCTACGCTTCACCATTTACTTGACAGCCTTTCCGTCCAGGACCGTCGGCTCGCCGCGCAGGAAGGTCGCCACGATGCGACCCGGCAGCGTCATGCGGGCGTACGGGGTGTTGCGACTGCGACTGGCCAGCTCCGCCGGTTCGATGACGCGACGGGCGGCCGGGTCGATCAGGGTCAGGTTGGCCGGCACCCCGGGAGCGGGGTCGACGCCGTGCCCGTCCAGCCCGGCGATCCGGGCCGGGGCGCGGGACATCCGCTCGGCGATCAGGTCCCACTGGGGGCCGAGCACGTCGAGGGCGATGGAGAGCGCCGTCTCCAGGCCGAGCATGCCCGGCCGGGCGTACGCCCACTCGCACTCCTTGTCCTCCACGGCGTGCGGGGCGTGGTCGGTGGCGATGATGTCGAGCACGCCGTCGGCCAGCGCGGCCCGGAGCACAGCGACGTCGCCCGCGGTCCGCAGCGGCGGGTTGACCTTGTAGACCGGGTCGTAGGTGGCCGCCTTCTCGTCGGTGAGCAGCAGGTGGTGCGGGGTCACCTCGGCGGTCACCTTCACTCCGCGCGCCTTGGCGTGGCGCAGCACCGCGACGCTGCCGGCGGTGGAGACGTGGCAGATGTGCAGCCGGCTGCCGACGTGCTCGGCCAGCAGCACGTCCCGGGCGATGATCGCCTCCTCGGCGACCGCCGGCCAGCCGGTCAGCCCGAGCCGCGTGGAGACCTCACCCTCGTGCATCTGCGCGCCCTCGGTGAGCCGGGGCTCCTCGGCGTGCTGGGCGATCACCCCGTCGAACGCCTTGACGTACTCCAGGGCCCGGCGCATCAGCTTCGGGTCGGCGACGCAGTGCCCGTCGTCGGAGAAGACCCGCACCCGGGCCGCCGAGTCGGCCATCGCGCCCAGCTCGGCCAGGCGCTCGCCGGCCAGCCCGGCGGTGACCCCGCCGATCGGCTGCACGTCGACCAGGCCGGCCTCCCGACCGAGCCGCCAGACCTGCTCGACCACCCCGGCGGTGTCGGCCACCGGCGAGGTGTTCGCCATGGCGCAGACCGCGGTGTAGCCGCCGAGGGCGGCCGCCCGCGAGCCGGACTCGACGGTCTCGGCGTCCTCCCGGCCGGGCTCGCGCAGGTGCGTGTGCAGGTCGACCAGGCCGGGCAGGGCGACCAGCCCGGTGGCGTCGAGCACCGTGGCGTCCGCCGCGGTCAGGCCCGCGCCGGTCTCGGCCACGACACCGTCGCGGATCAGCAGGTCGGTCGGCGCGCCGCCGACCACACTCACGTTCCTGATCAGGTACGCGGTCACCGGTTGTTCCCTCCGAGCAGCAGGTAGAGGACGGCCATCCGCACGGAGACCCCGTTGGCGACCTGTTCGACGATGGTGGAGCGGGGCGAGTCGGCGACCTCGGGTGTGATCTCCATGCCCCGGTTCATCGGACCGGGGTGCATGACGATCGCGTGCTCGGGCAGCCGGCGCATGCGCGGCCCGTCGAGGCCGTAGCGGCGGGCGTACTCGCGGGCCGAGGGGAAGTAGGAGTCGTTCATCCGCTCCCGCTGCACCCGCAGCATCATCACCACGTCCACACCCGGAAGAACGGCGTCGAGGTCGTAGGAGACGTCGGTGCCGGGGGCGAGCGCGTGGGGGAGGTCCACCGGGATGAGGGTGGGCGGGCCGACCAGGGTGACCTTGGCGCCGAGGGTGGAGAGCAGCAGCACGTTGGAGCGGGCCACCCGGGAGTGCAGCACGTCCCCGACGATCGCCACGTGCAGGCCGGCGAGCCGGCCCAGCCGGGAGCGCATCGTGTACGCGTCGAGCAGCGCCTGGGTGGGATGTTCGTGGGTGCCGTCGCCGGCGTTGACCACCGACCCGTCCACCCAGTCGGCCAGCCGGTGCGGGGCTCCGGAGGCGGGATGCCGGACGACCACCGCGTCGGCACCCATGGCCTGGAGGGTGAGCGCGGTGTCCTTCAGGCTCTCGCCCTTGGCCACGCTGGAGCCCTTGGCCGAGAAGTTGATCACGTCGGCGCTGAGCCGCTTGGCGGCCGCCTCGAACGAGATGCGGGTCCGGGTGGAGTCCTCGTAGAAGAGGTTCACCACGGTCCGGCCGCGCAGCGCGGGCAGCTTCTTCACCTCGCGGCCGGCGACGGTGGCCATCTCGGCGGCGGTGTCCAGGATCTGGGTGGCGGTGGCGGCGTCCAGGTCGGCCCCGGAGAGCAGGTGACGGATCATGCCGGCGTACCCCCGTAGAGCTTGACCTCGTCGCCCCCGTCGGTCTCGGCGAGGGTGACCTTGACGCTCTCGGCCAGCGCGGTCGGGATGTTCTTGCCGACGTAGTCGGCGCGGATCGGCAGCTGGCGGTGGCCGCGGTCGACCAGGACGGCGAGCTGCACGGAGGCCGGGCGGCCGACGTCGCTGAGCGCGTCCAGGGCGGCCCGCACGGTGCGGCCGGAGAAGAGCACGTCGTCGACGAGGATGACCCGCCTGCCGTCGATGCCACCGGCGGGCAGCTCGGTCGGGCCGACCGCGCGGGTGGCGTGCCGGCGCAGGTCGTCGCGGTAGAGGGTGATGTCGAGCACGCCGACCGGGACGGTCACGTCCTCGAAGGTGCTGATCCGGGCGGCGAGGCGCCGGGCCAGGGGCACGCCCCGGGTGGGGATGCCGAGCAGCACGGTGTCGGCGGCGCCCTGGGTCTTCTCCAGGATCTGATGGGCGATGCGGTCGACCACTCGCGACACGTCGGCGGCGGCGAGGATCACCTTCACCGAGGGTTGTCGCGGCGGCGACGACTGGGCAGCCGGTGGGTAGGCCACGGCGGACCTCCTTCCCCGCCTCACGGGACGGGTCGTTAAAGGACGTCTGGTCTTCCGGGCGGGCCGCGCGGGCCCGGACCGGGGCTTCACGCCACGTTACCAGCGGTCACCGGGCCGGCCGCGGCCGGTACTGACCCCCGGCTCAGGGCGGAGAAATGCGGACAAGCCGTACCCGCTCTCCGGACCGGCTCCTCTCGAACACTTGACCGCGTGTCGCAATCCCCGTACCGTCACGCTCCGTAGCGATAGCTGGGAGAACCCCGAGCAGCACTGGGAGTGTCCGAATGCCCTCTGAATACGCCAAGTCGCTGGGCGCCCGCCTGCGCTCCATCCGCCAGCAGCAGGGCCTGTCCCTGCAGGGGGTGGAGGAGAAGTCGAACGGGCGGTGGAAGGCCGTGGTGGTCGGCTCGTACGAGCGTGGCGACCGGGCCGTCACCGTGTCCCGCCTGGCGGAGCTGGCCGACTTCTACCGCGTTCCCGTCTCGGAGCTGCTGCCCGACGGCAGCGGGGTGCGCCACGAGCCCACCAGCAAGATCGTCCTGGACCTGGAGCGGCTCTACGACGAGGCCTCCGAGGACCTCGCCTACGTCGCCCGGTACGCCCGCGCCATCCAGCAGCAGCGCGGCGACTACAACGGCCGGGTGCTCTCCATCCGCGCCGACGACCTGCGCGCCCTCGCCATCGTCTACGACGCCTCGCCGTCGGGCCTGATCGAGCGGCTCACCGAGCACGGTGTGCTGGTCGCCGACCCGCGCGCCTTCTTCGCGTCCTGACGCCAGCTGTCGCCACGCGAAGGGCCCGTGCCAGCTGGCACGGGCCCTTCGTCGTGTGCGGGGGAGGCGGCCGACGCCTCAGCGGGTGGCGTACTCGGCGATCCGGCCGAGCAGGCCGTTGAGGAAGCGCGGCGAGTCGTCGGTCGACATCTGCCGAGCCAGCTCGACGGCCTCGCTGATCGCCACCGCGTCGTCGATCTCGTCGACGTAGAGCAGCTCGTAGACCGCGATCCGGGCGAGGTTACGGTCGACCACCGGCAT
This sequence is a window from Micromonospora sp. NBRC 110009. Protein-coding genes within it:
- a CDS encoding dihydroorotase: MTAYLIRNVSVVGGAPTDLLIRDGVVAETGAGLTAADATVLDATGLVALPGLVDLHTHLREPGREDAETVESGSRAAALGGYTAVCAMANTSPVADTAGVVEQVWRLGREAGLVDVQPIGGVTAGLAGERLAELGAMADSAARVRVFSDDGHCVADPKLMRRALEYVKAFDGVIAQHAEEPRLTEGAQMHEGEVSTRLGLTGWPAVAEEAIIARDVLLAEHVGSRLHICHVSTAGSVAVLRHAKARGVKVTAEVTPHHLLLTDEKAATYDPVYKVNPPLRTAGDVAVLRAALADGVLDIIATDHAPHAVEDKECEWAYARPGMLGLETALSIALDVLGPQWDLIAERMSRAPARIAGLDGHGVDPAPGVPANLTLIDPAARRVIEPAELASRSRNTPYARMTLPGRIVATFLRGEPTVLDGKAVK
- the pyrR gene encoding bifunctional pyr operon transcriptional regulator/uracil phosphoribosyltransferase PyrR; the encoded protein is MAYPPAAQSSPPRQPSVKVILAAADVSRVVDRIAHQILEKTQGAADTVLLGIPTRGVPLARRLAARISTFEDVTVPVGVLDITLYRDDLRRHATRAVGPTELPAGGIDGRRVILVDDVLFSGRTVRAALDALSDVGRPASVQLAVLVDRGHRQLPIRADYVGKNIPTALAESVKVTLAETDGGDEVKLYGGTPA
- the bldD gene encoding transcriptional regulator BldD; protein product: MPSEYAKSLGARLRSIRQQQGLSLQGVEEKSNGRWKAVVVGSYERGDRAVTVSRLAELADFYRVPVSELLPDGSGVRHEPTSKIVLDLERLYDEASEDLAYVARYARAIQQQRGDYNGRVLSIRADDLRALAIVYDASPSGLIERLTEHGVLVADPRAFFAS
- a CDS encoding aspartate carbamoyltransferase catalytic subunit, translated to MIRHLLSGADLDAATATQILDTAAEMATVAGREVKKLPALRGRTVVNLFYEDSTRTRISFEAAAKRLSADVINFSAKGSSVAKGESLKDTALTLQAMGADAVVVRHPASGAPHRLADWVDGSVVNAGDGTHEHPTQALLDAYTMRSRLGRLAGLHVAIVGDVLHSRVARSNVLLLSTLGAKVTLVGPPTLIPVDLPHALAPGTDVSYDLDAVLPGVDVVMMLRVQRERMNDSYFPSAREYARRYGLDGPRMRRLPEHAIVMHPGPMNRGMEITPEVADSPRSTIVEQVANGVSVRMAVLYLLLGGNNR